A genomic window from Cytobacillus suaedae includes:
- a CDS encoding spore germination protein produces MSEFLNEQSSGQENNGETETTAINPKDTLYPTINHIINEFQDCGDLVHRTYPQNNVDVFYFDHLVDFKKLKQSVLNPCSTFTLEQIQTLLNERQYLPVSESKKAITEILDGKALLFFNDEPYIVDIYGPKERAIVQSESETVITGPHDALVEGSGTNLSIIRRRVKSSHLKVLKFTVGEVAKTDVYLLYIKEIANPDLIHQLIERIKGVEVDAIHDTNMMVQMIDENPNSIFPQYLTTERPDTVASKLIAGRIVGIIDGSPSAFIAPTSFFEFFASPDDYYQRWWIGSFIRVLRFFAFIITILFTSLYVSATTYHYEIIPDTLLISLAESRSRVPFPPIYEALLLEVTIELLREAGARLPTKIGQTIGIVGGIVIGQAAVDAGFTSNILIIAVAISAIASFVIPSYIMSASIRLIRFGLIILAGIWGNFGIVVGIAFIIIHLSGVTNVGTSYVTPLAPFYKKDWLDTFVRGPLWALQKRPVQSISPNMKRNKMRR; encoded by the coding sequence ATGAGTGAGTTTCTAAATGAGCAAAGTTCTGGCCAAGAGAATAACGGAGAAACTGAAACGACCGCGATTAATCCCAAAGATACGTTGTATCCAACAATCAACCACATAATAAATGAGTTTCAGGATTGTGGTGATTTAGTACATAGAACCTATCCACAGAATAACGTTGATGTTTTTTATTTCGACCATTTAGTGGATTTTAAAAAGCTTAAGCAGTCAGTATTGAATCCCTGCTCTACGTTTACACTGGAACAGATTCAAACGTTGCTAAATGAAAGACAGTATTTACCTGTTTCTGAATCGAAGAAAGCCATCACTGAGATATTAGATGGAAAAGCATTACTATTTTTTAATGATGAACCTTATATTGTTGATATTTATGGACCGAAGGAAAGGGCAATTGTGCAATCCGAAAGTGAAACGGTAATAACTGGTCCCCACGATGCTTTAGTTGAAGGTAGTGGAACCAATCTTTCTATCATTCGAAGACGAGTAAAAAGCTCGCATCTAAAAGTATTAAAATTTACTGTTGGTGAAGTGGCAAAAACGGATGTGTATCTTCTTTATATTAAAGAAATAGCAAATCCAGATTTAATTCACCAGTTGATTGAACGTATAAAGGGTGTTGAAGTGGATGCCATTCATGATACCAATATGATGGTTCAGATGATTGATGAGAATCCAAATTCGATTTTTCCTCAGTACTTAACAACAGAAAGACCCGATACCGTTGCCTCTAAGTTGATAGCAGGCCGTATTGTTGGAATTATTGATGGAAGCCCATCAGCCTTTATCGCACCAACTAGTTTTTTTGAGTTCTTTGCTTCACCTGATGATTATTATCAGAGATGGTGGATTGGTTCATTTATACGTGTGTTGCGCTTTTTTGCTTTTATAATAACAATTTTGTTTACATCACTATATGTATCAGCAACAACCTACCATTATGAAATCATACCGGATACATTGTTAATATCGTTAGCTGAATCTCGAAGTAGAGTGCCATTTCCTCCTATTTATGAGGCTCTTCTCTTAGAAGTGACGATCGAGTTATTGAGAGAAGCTGGGGCAAGACTCCCGACCAAGATAGGACAAACAATTGGTATCGTTGGTGGGATCGTTATTGGGCAAGCAGCAGTTGATGCCGGCTTTACCTCCAACATTTTAATTATAGCAGTTGCCATTTCGGCTATCGCTTCATTTGTTATTCCGAGTTATATTATGAGTGCTTCTATCCGTCTAATTCGCTTTGGACTAATTATCTTAGCGGGTATCTGGGGAAATTTCGGTATCGTTGTGGGTATTGCTTTTATAATTATTCATCTTAGTGGGGTAACAAATGTAGGAACCTCTTACGTTACACCTTTGGCGCCATTTTACAAGAAAGATTGGTTGGATACTTTTGTTCGTGGTCCATTATGGGCTTTACAAAAACGTCCCGTCCAATCTATATCGCCTAACATGAAAAGAAACAAGATGAGGAGATAA
- a CDS encoding GerAB/ArcD/ProY family transporter encodes MSAPVKETLSSFHIVLLTYQIQSGVVLFSLPGLLAEHFGTNGWIVIFFLSGTVMANIFVISLAYKFGNGTSIFEVLENSFSKIFLYPFYFGLALVWSLLGCMVGKKYILLFQMLSFPNTNPMLFKVAFNILAFLLLIKGLYNISKAATIIFLLTVWIVFLEVFHIPEIELSRYTTFFLQGGNDWVKGILDAYSAFLGYELAILFFPYVTKKSKLIRSVYIGNLVTTSVYLSVMVVCFGFYSYQQLSHMLFPVLDLLAFIQLPFMARIENILFTAFFLKTLLTTVLYYWATLQVLKRIFKKTHDQLISICFIIFTFVLSFFPSIMSEVNLWLTNLAYVQIVIAFGLPLIVLMAIFIKRVKRRGKNVDV; translated from the coding sequence ATGAGTGCCCCAGTTAAAGAAACATTAAGTAGCTTTCATATCGTTCTTCTGACATACCAAATTCAATCTGGTGTGGTGTTATTTAGCTTACCTGGACTATTAGCTGAGCATTTTGGTACAAACGGTTGGATTGTCATCTTTTTTCTTTCTGGTACTGTTATGGCAAACATCTTTGTTATCTCTTTGGCTTACAAATTTGGTAATGGGACTTCTATATTTGAGGTTTTAGAGAATTCGTTTTCAAAAATATTTTTATATCCCTTTTATTTTGGTTTGGCACTCGTTTGGTCCTTACTTGGATGTATGGTTGGTAAAAAATATATTCTTCTATTTCAAATGCTATCCTTCCCAAACACCAATCCAATGTTGTTCAAAGTAGCTTTTAATATACTTGCCTTTCTTTTATTAATAAAGGGACTTTACAACATTTCCAAGGCCGCAACTATTATTTTTTTACTTACGGTTTGGATTGTATTTTTAGAGGTCTTTCATATACCGGAAATTGAATTATCTCGTTATACTACTTTTTTTCTTCAGGGTGGAAACGACTGGGTTAAAGGAATACTTGATGCATACAGTGCATTCTTGGGCTACGAACTAGCAATTCTATTTTTCCCCTACGTTACAAAAAAGTCCAAGTTAATACGCTCAGTGTATATCGGAAACCTGGTAACCACCTCCGTCTACCTATCAGTGATGGTTGTATGCTTTGGATTTTATAGCTATCAACAGTTATCACATATGTTATTTCCAGTACTAGATTTATTAGCATTTATTCAACTACCTTTTATGGCACGTATTGAGAACATTCTATTTACTGCATTTTTTCTAAAAACTCTTTTGACAACAGTTTTATATTATTGGGCTACTTTGCAAGTCTTAAAACGTATTTTTAAAAAGACTCATGATCAATTAATTAGTATATGTTTTATCATTTTTACGTTTGTATTATCATTTTTTCCTAGTATTATGTCCGAAGTTAATTTATGGTTAACCAACCTTGCTTATGTCCAAATCGTTATTGCATTTGGATTACCACTCATCGTTCTTATGGCTATATTTATTAAAAGGGTAAAAAGGAGAGGTAAAAATGTCGATGTTTAA
- a CDS encoding Ger(x)C family spore germination protein produces MSMFKCCLIVFLLLLTGCSDQHILEDLGMIHTVTFDLADEDEKYSKSPKLKIAASIPVTSERVKDVRELLVATAASSKDARSKFASMTNRQVVSGQLQNTLFGQSLSESGLWPHIDTLVRDPAIGQRVRLAITKDEAYEIIKKEYKSRPRTGEYISELLEKAVESNSIPRITVYHFSRDYFDDGIDPVMPMLKQDDDNIVIEGIALFQDDKYITKISPEKGTLFVLSYKDMSGGTLNIKLNEAEENQELVMLSAVNGKRKIQAKKVGDKQYEVTLNLEVKGSVLEYIGDKTISDDKDRAKLEDTLSNYVKTEVEKIITTMQENQVDSIGIGKFVRNSITYDEWKSLDWREVFPTVRINTEAKVVIKEFGKFK; encoded by the coding sequence ATGTCGATGTTTAAATGTTGTTTAATCGTTTTTCTTCTCCTACTTACTGGTTGTTCGGATCAGCATATTCTTGAAGATCTAGGGATGATTCATACTGTCACGTTTGACCTTGCTGATGAAGACGAAAAGTACTCAAAGAGTCCTAAGTTAAAGATTGCTGCATCAATACCTGTAACATCAGAGAGGGTAAAAGATGTCCGTGAACTATTAGTAGCCACAGCTGCTAGTAGTAAAGATGCAAGAAGTAAATTTGCATCCATGACAAATCGCCAAGTTGTGAGTGGCCAACTACAAAATACACTCTTTGGGCAGTCCCTTTCAGAGAGTGGATTGTGGCCACATATAGATACCCTTGTAAGAGATCCCGCAATCGGGCAAAGAGTTAGACTTGCTATAACCAAAGACGAAGCTTATGAAATTATTAAAAAGGAGTATAAATCTAGACCTAGGACTGGAGAGTATATTAGTGAACTATTGGAGAAAGCGGTAGAATCCAACTCCATACCTAGAATAACCGTGTATCATTTTTCAAGAGACTATTTCGATGATGGAATCGATCCTGTTATGCCAATGTTAAAGCAAGATGATGATAATATTGTGATTGAAGGGATTGCTCTTTTTCAGGATGACAAATATATAACCAAAATTAGTCCTGAGAAAGGTACGCTATTTGTCCTCTCATATAAAGACATGAGTGGTGGTACCCTGAACATTAAGCTTAACGAAGCGGAAGAAAATCAAGAATTAGTTATGCTTTCGGCTGTCAATGGCAAACGAAAGATTCAAGCTAAAAAAGTTGGAGATAAACAATATGAAGTTACATTAAACCTAGAGGTCAAAGGTTCTGTATTAGAGTATATCGGTGACAAAACCATATCAGACGATAAAGACAGAGCAAAATTGGAGGATACCCTTTCAAACTATGTAAAAACCGAAGTGGAAAAAATCATTACCACAATGCAAGAAAACCAAGTAGATAGTATTGGTATCGGAAAATTTGTTCGAAATAGTATAACCTACGATGAATGGAAGAGTCTAGATTGGCGTGAGGTTTTTCCTACAGTAAGAATAAATACCGAAGCAAAAGTTGTCATTAAGGAATTTGGCAAGTTTAAATAG
- a CDS encoding RNA polymerase sigma factor, which produces MKNHQLVEEWFIEYNEAIYNYLVYYTGSREMEDLVQEVFIKAIKMKHKEHIDNPKTWLFSIARNVAIDHYRRLRIIKWVPEQILLKKSSLDKTPDEIALQNEEAASVHHALQQLKPTYRNVLILRWIQDLSVEETAEILGWSEAKVKTTYYRAFQKLKEVLHTKFEVMKHEIELRL; this is translated from the coding sequence ATGAAAAATCATCAACTAGTTGAAGAGTGGTTTATTGAATATAACGAGGCAATCTATAACTACTTGGTTTACTATACAGGAAGCCGTGAGATGGAAGACCTTGTACAGGAAGTGTTTATAAAAGCTATAAAAATGAAACATAAAGAACACATTGATAATCCGAAGACATGGTTATTTTCAATTGCTAGGAATGTAGCGATTGATCATTATCGCCGTTTACGCATTATTAAATGGGTGCCAGAACAGATATTACTAAAGAAATCTTCTTTAGATAAAACACCTGATGAGATAGCCTTACAAAATGAAGAAGCAGCTTCTGTTCATCATGCACTTCAACAGTTAAAGCCTACATATAGAAATGTCTTAATTCTTCGCTGGATCCAAGATCTATCTGTCGAAGAAACGGCCGAAATATTAGGCTGGTCTGAAGCAAAAGTAAAAACTACCTATTACCGTGCATTCCAAAAGTTAAAAGAAGTTCTTCATACGAAATTTGAGGTGATGAAACATGAAATCGAATTACGACTTTAA
- a CDS encoding ABC transporter permease subunit, translated as MKIAFQITKLVIIYFLVVVTLLLVAMFPRQTNLVEVNEFQVKYHFSIVDYTHHIYSYLIERVTTLSLGQTFLKASVFDEATFFLGKSFTVIFLALLLTITFTTLLLFIIREKGIKSLLDKALSKIPTWIQVPNFLFYIVLLSWFPFFLQEPSILQLGILIALVPSIYIIRKGYLQNIRSLFEKFHIIVLLIVGNLFIIEWLFAYNGAAFHVFELIDHSTGKFTRASSTYEYELIIAILLGFVVLFLLSQWVSYFASRSQSKQPWYKLFLKQWIVVMGIVALILVPRAASMDYINNPYIFSSELYKDNIVGLLTNLKENQSLGETKSGLPIESEIGRYFGRSMKIIITTFFISMILGVLKGLLDYQYQNRWFSFVGRGTTWLTSSLPDFLLIILIQWFIIYNMRFLDIFGHEHWFNFILPSLLVSIHPIMYLANVTRNACEEQAGEQYVLVAYSKGLTRARVIYKHIFKNTIGVICSHISSVMLFIMSNLLIIEWLLDYKGAAYRLLQAVELKKQIKFQGSLGTAEAPVIFGIMVCFLLPLFIAQVINVVIKIRHNRIGRE; from the coding sequence GTGAAGATTGCTTTTCAGATTACAAAATTAGTAATCATCTATTTTCTCGTCGTGGTTACACTCCTGTTAGTTGCAATGTTTCCACGACAAACGAATTTAGTTGAAGTCAACGAATTTCAGGTGAAATATCATTTTTCTATCGTAGATTATACACACCATATATATAGTTATCTGATTGAAAGAGTAACAACCCTCAGTCTAGGTCAAACCTTTTTGAAAGCATCGGTCTTTGATGAGGCAACTTTCTTTCTTGGAAAAAGTTTTACTGTTATATTCCTAGCCTTATTACTTACAATCACATTTACTACCCTTTTGCTATTTATAATTCGGGAAAAAGGAATTAAGAGTTTACTAGATAAAGCTTTAAGTAAAATTCCCACTTGGATTCAAGTTCCCAACTTCTTATTTTACATTGTACTTCTTTCATGGTTTCCATTTTTCTTACAAGAACCTTCTATACTCCAACTTGGAATCCTTATAGCCCTTGTCCCCTCCATTTATATTATTCGAAAGGGTTATTTACAGAATATTAGATCCCTATTTGAAAAATTTCACATCATAGTCCTTTTAATCGTTGGAAATCTATTTATCATTGAATGGCTCTTTGCATATAACGGTGCGGCCTTTCATGTCTTTGAACTGATTGATCATAGCACTGGTAAATTCACTAGGGCCTCTAGTACGTACGAATATGAATTAATTATTGCTATTTTACTAGGATTTGTAGTACTTTTTCTGTTATCACAATGGGTCTCCTACTTCGCTTCAAGATCACAATCTAAACAGCCTTGGTATAAGCTTTTTCTTAAACAATGGATTGTTGTAATGGGAATCGTTGCACTAATTCTTGTACCCCGTGCAGCAAGTATGGATTATATAAACAACCCTTATATTTTTTCGAGTGAACTCTATAAAGACAATATTGTTGGCCTGCTTACAAACCTGAAGGAAAACCAATCTCTTGGTGAAACAAAATCAGGCCTTCCAATTGAATCTGAGATTGGAAGATATTTCGGTAGAAGTATGAAAATTATTATAACAACCTTTTTCATTAGTATGATACTAGGTGTTCTTAAAGGCTTACTCGATTATCAATACCAAAATCGCTGGTTTTCATTTGTTGGTAGAGGAACTACTTGGCTCACTTCTTCCTTACCTGATTTTTTGCTTATCATTCTAATACAATGGTTTATCATCTATAACATGCGGTTCCTGGATATTTTCGGACATGAGCATTGGTTCAATTTCATCCTACCATCATTATTAGTCTCCATACATCCAATCATGTATTTAGCGAATGTTACACGAAACGCTTGTGAAGAGCAAGCAGGTGAACAGTATGTTCTCGTCGCCTATTCAAAGGGATTAACAAGGGCTCGGGTAATATATAAACATATTTTCAAAAATACCATTGGCGTCATTTGCAGTCACATTTCATCTGTTATGTTATTCATCATGTCAAATTTACTTATTATTGAATGGCTTTTAGATTACAAGGGTGCAGCTTATCGCCTTCTTCAAGCGGTCGAATTAAAAAAGCAAATAAAATTCCAAGGTTCCTTAGGTACAGCTGAGGCTCCGGTTATCTTCGGGATAATGGTTTGTTTTCTGCTTCCCCTATTCATCGCACAGGTGATAAATGTTGTCATAAAAATTAGACACAATCGGATTGGGAGGGAATGA